In the Acropora muricata isolate sample 2 chromosome 1, ASM3666990v1, whole genome shotgun sequence genome, one interval contains:
- the LOC136921219 gene encoding neuropeptide FF receptor 1-like: MANHSQQESTTSSFESFSASECISWLTVFGIQAFAIVLLNALVIIICLKERSLRKRSMFLVINLAVADMSVGGSVIIECWILGSSCDIRTTNILSSYFLVIITVQVSLPLASMTNLAAISLERMHATFRPFKHRLAKKKVFGVAVAAVWITTALPTVMYVLAFFLKFTSKFKLVRVIMTIFPSFFLLYLLIIIVSYSSVAIKIACGNQLHHHGATSRERKLTKTLLITTVVSVLLTLPFLVFCFLSYFETYRPTSYRTLVRLRYFLNFLYYTNSIANPVIYAFRIPEFKGALYSILRFRSQPQPVQV, from the coding sequence atggctaatcaTTCTCAGCAAGAAAGCACAACTTCATCTTTTGAGTCGTTTTCAGCATCTGAGTGCATTTCTTGGCTAACGGTGTTTGGCATCCAGGCTTTTGCTATAGTGTTGTTGAATGCCCTCGTAATCATCATTTGCCTAAAAGAGCGAagtcttcgcaagcgcagcatgTTCCTGGTGATCAACCTAGCAGTTGCTGATATGTCTGTTGGAGGTTCTGTAATCATTGAGTGTTGGATTTTGGGATCAAGTTGTGACATACGGACGACCAACATATTAAGCAGCTATTTCTTAGTTATCATTACTGTTCAGGTTTCCTTACCCCTAGCATCGATgacaaaccttgctgctatttctttggagcggATGCATGCAACATTTCGTCCATTCAAGCACCGCCTCGCCAAAAAGAAAGTATTTGGAGTAGCTGTTGCAGCCGTTTGGATAACAACCGCGCTTCCTACAGTAATGTATGTCTTAGCTTTCTTCCTCAAATTCACAAGCAAATTTAAACTCGTTCGCGTCATTATGACTATATTCCCctcatttttcttgctttaccttttaattatcattgtttCTTACTCGTCTGTGGCTATAAAAATTGCATGTGGTAACCAACTTCATCATCATGGTGCAACCAGTAGAGAAAGGAAACTGACAAAGACACTTCTCATTACGACAGTTGTGTCTGTACTGTTAACGCTGCCGttccttgttttctgctttttatCTTACTTTGAGACATACCGACCCACTTCGTATCGAACATTGGTGAGGTTAcggtattttttaaactttttataTTATACAAATTCTATTGCTAATCCTGTTATTTACgcatttagaattccagagttcaaAGGAGCTTTGTATTCAATATTACGTTTTAGATCCCAGCCTCAGCCTGTTCAGGTTTGA